The Halotia branconii CENA392 region TAGGAACTTGTAAATTATTTGTTGGCATTTTTCTACTAAGTAAATAAAGCTAATTGTACCATTTTGCACTACATAAGTACTACTTTACAGACAAGCTTCTTGTATATACTCGAAAAGTAGAAAACTAGCTTTTACAAAACAAATAAATTTCTTCTTAGCATCTTAGCGCGGCAGTCGCTACAAGTCGAGGAACCCGCCCAACGCGCTGCCTTGCCTTTGCGTGAGATTAAAGAAAGTTTTTTTGACTTGTACTATTCAACGTTAATAATTACACAAAAAAATCCCCTACCTTGCGGCAGGGGATTTTATCACTTACCTACAAAACTAGCAGCCAGATTAACCGAACTTACCAGCCGTAGAGGCAATCAAGAACGCTGCGTAGGTAAGGACATAGCCAACAGTGAAGTGAGCTAGACCAACCAAACGACCTTGAACGATAGACATGGCAACGGGCTTATCTTTCCAGCGAACCAAGTTAGCTAGAGGAGTACGCTCGTGCGCCCAAACAAGAGTTTCAATCAACTCTTGCCAGTAACCTCTCCAAGAGATCAGGAACATGAAGCCTGTAGCCCAAACTAAGTGTCCGAATAGGAACATCCAAGCCCAGACAGACAGGTTATTCACACCGTAGGGATTGTATCCGTTAATTAACTGAGCAGAGTTAGCCCAGAGATAATCACGGAACCAACCCATGAGATACGTAGAGTTTTCGTTGAACTGAGCAACGTTACCCTGCCAGACACCTAGATGCTTCCAATGCCAGTAGAAAGTTACCCAACCAATGGTATTAAGCATCCAGAACATAGCGAGGTAGAAAGAGTCCCAAGCGGAGATATCGCAAGTACCGCCACGACCAGGGCCGTCGCAAGGGAAGGCATAGCCGAAGTCCTTTTTGTCGGGCATCAGCTTAGAACCACGGGCATCCAAAGCACCTTTAACAAGTACTAAGGTGGTGGTGTGAATAGCCAAAGCGAATGCGTGGTGTACCAGGAAGTCACCAGGGCCAATTGTTAAGAACAGAGAGTTGGTGCTGTTGTTGATGGCATCCAACCAACCACCTAACCAAACGTTACCGTAGTTAGGATAGGCTGTATAAGCAACGCTATCGGGGTTAGACAGTAGGGTGTTTAAACCGTACAGTACTTTACCGTGAGAAGCTTGAATGAACTGAGCAAACACAGGCTCAATCAAGATTTGCTTTTCAGGTGTACCGAAAGCAACTACTACGTCGTTGTGTACGTACAAGCCTAAAGTATGGAAACCTAAGAAGAGCGATACCCAACTGAGGTGAGAAATAATCGCTTCTTTGTGCTTCAATACGCGGTCAAGTACGTTGCCCTTGTTTTGTTCGGGGTCGTAGTCACGTACCCAGAAGATGGCAGCGTGGGCGAAAGCACCAACCATCAAGAAGCCAGCAATATACTGGTGGTGGGTGTACAGCGATGCCTGAGTCGTGTAATCCTTCGCAATAAATGCGTAGGGAGGCAAAGAGTACATGTGCTGCGCCACTAAAGAAGTGATAGTTCCTAATGCCGCTAAAGCTAGGGACAATTGGAAGTGCAGCGAGTTGTTAATGGTGTCGTAAAGACCTTGGTGAGGCAGGTTAAATTGACCTTCACTCTTGCTACCGGGTACTAAACCAGATTTGGAGTTCAGCATTTCTTTGATGCTGTGACCAATTCCAAAGTTAGTGCGGTACATGTGACCGGCAACAATGAAAAGCACTGCGATCGCCAAGTGGTGGTGAGCCATATCAGTCAGCCACAGAGACTCTGTCTGAGGATGGAAACCACCCAAGAAAGTCAGAATCGCTGTACCTGCACCTTCAGATGTGCTGAATACATGACCAGCTGTATCCGGGTTTTGAGCGTAAACACCCCAGTTACCTGTAAAGAAAGGTGTTAAGCCTGCTGGGTGGGGCGCAGTGGTTAAGAAGTTATCCCAACCTACGTGCTGTCCGCGGGATTCGGGGATAGCAACGTGAATCAAGTGACCAGCCCAAGCCAAAGAACTAACACCAAACAAACCAGCCAAGTGGTGGTTGAGGCGGGGTTCAGCACTCTTGAACCAAGAGAGGCTAGGACGGAACTTGGGTTGCAAGTGCAACCAACCAGCAAACAAGAACAGTGCTGCCAACAATAGCAGGAACACTGAACCTGTATACAGTTCACCGTTCGTCCGCATACCAATGGTGTACCACCAGTGGTAAACACCAGAATAAGCAATGTTTACAGGATTACTAGCGCCAGCTTGGGTAAAAGCTTCAACAGCAGGTTTACCGAAGTGGGGGTCCCAAATCGCATGGGCGATGGGACGGACGTGAAGGGGATCTTTGATCCACAGTTCAAAGTTACCTTGCCAGGCTACATGAAACAGGAGGCTGGAAGCCCACAGGAAAATGATTGCCAAGTGACCGAAGTGAGTGGCGAAAATCTTTTGGTAAAGATTTTCTTCAGTCATGCCATCGTGGCTTTCAAAGTCGTTGCCTGTGGCGATCCCATACCATATCCGACGAGTAGTCGGGTCCTGTGCGAGATCCTGGCTAAATTTGGGAAATTTTGTTGCCATAGGTTTGATAAATCCTCTGACCTTTAGCCATCAGGTATCAGTTCTATTTTGGATTCGGGATTTTGGATCTAACTAAAATCCCAAATCCAAAATTTTGCTGATTGCTACCCTACTGAAAGGATGTGTGCGTGGAAGAATGCCCAGGTAGT contains the following coding sequences:
- the psaB gene encoding photosystem I core protein PsaB, with amino-acid sequence MATKFPKFSQDLAQDPTTRRIWYGIATGNDFESHDGMTEENLYQKIFATHFGHLAIIFLWASSLLFHVAWQGNFELWIKDPLHVRPIAHAIWDPHFGKPAVEAFTQAGASNPVNIAYSGVYHWWYTIGMRTNGELYTGSVFLLLLAALFLFAGWLHLQPKFRPSLSWFKSAEPRLNHHLAGLFGVSSLAWAGHLIHVAIPESRGQHVGWDNFLTTAPHPAGLTPFFTGNWGVYAQNPDTAGHVFSTSEGAGTAILTFLGGFHPQTESLWLTDMAHHHLAIAVLFIVAGHMYRTNFGIGHSIKEMLNSKSGLVPGSKSEGQFNLPHQGLYDTINNSLHFQLSLALAALGTITSLVAQHMYSLPPYAFIAKDYTTQASLYTHHQYIAGFLMVGAFAHAAIFWVRDYDPEQNKGNVLDRVLKHKEAIISHLSWVSLFLGFHTLGLYVHNDVVVAFGTPEKQILIEPVFAQFIQASHGKVLYGLNTLLSNPDSVAYTAYPNYGNVWLGGWLDAINNSTNSLFLTIGPGDFLVHHAFALAIHTTTLVLVKGALDARGSKLMPDKKDFGYAFPCDGPGRGGTCDISAWDSFYLAMFWMLNTIGWVTFYWHWKHLGVWQGNVAQFNENSTYLMGWFRDYLWANSAQLINGYNPYGVNNLSVWAWMFLFGHLVWATGFMFLISWRGYWQELIETLVWAHERTPLANLVRWKDKPVAMSIVQGRLVGLAHFTVGYVLTYAAFLIASTAGKFG